TCAATTGCATCTATAGAATTCATAATAATATTCCTAAATATAGACATTAAATAGTAATGTTTCTCTGTATAGAAATCTCCACTAAATTGGAAATTCATTTCTATATTCTTTTTCCTATATCTTATTTCTCCTTCCATACTTTCTTTGAGAATCAATAATAATTCATGGAAATACATTCCACTATCATCAGATTTATTGACAATTATTTCTTCTATACCTCTAACTACCAAGCCATACTCTTTTTTTATTTCATGAACATCCTTTGATATCTCCAAAGATCTATTTCCCCAACTCTCTTTTTCCTCATCATTTAGAATCTTTATAAATAATTCATAACAATTAGACATCACTTTTTCTATATTCTCCATATTTTTCTCCATCCAATATACCTCTGTCTTAAGTCTTGAAGTTAACCAGAGAAGCTTTTTATATCTTTTTTCATGCTCCTCTTTTATTAAAAACATCCTATAGTATTTAAAACCTATAATTATTAATATAGCTAATCCACTTCTTATAAATGCTACAATTAATAGTGATTTTAATATATTCAAGTTATCAGCAAAAATATTCCTTCCAACACGAATAAATACTTCAAAACTATTACATAAAAAGTCGTTTGCCAAAAATATAAAAAACATTTGGTTCATGGATATTGAACCCAAAAAATATTTTATTACAAAAAAAAATATTCCATAAAGAATATAAAATGAAACCTCTGGAAAAAAAAGTACTAGACCCTCTTCAACCCCTCCTCCACTTAAAATGAAAGCTAAAAGTCTAAAGAAATAAAGACCTACTCCTGAATATATACCTAAAAAAATAGAGTTTATATCCCTATATACATATATTAGGACAGGAAATAAAACACCTGCAAAAGAAAATCTAAAATTTGATATGCTGAAATTCACATATAGACTTGATGCTAATCCAACTAAAATTATTATTGAAACTAAATTTTTTCTTTTGTACATTCATACCACCTTCAATATTAATTTTGAAGTTATAGTCTATTTTATATATTAATTATACCATTTATGTGTATACAAGTGAATTAATGACATATTTTTAACACAAAACATAAAAAACTTAAAAATAATATTTGCAAAAGATTAAATTTTAATGTATAATGTACTTTGTTCAATAGATTATCGGGATGTAGCGCAGCATGGTAGCGCACAAGTCTGGGGGACTTGGGGTCGCTGGTTCAAGTCCAGTCATCCCGACCATTTTTTATTTTTGTATACACTTGTAAGCTTGCAAAATAGCCATTCTTGATTTTGCTTTTTCTATACATTAGACTATCTTTTGCTAAAAGTGGCACGAATGGCACGCAAAAAAGCTCTAGTTAATTCTAGGGCTTTTTATTTTGTTTTAAAACCGTATATGCAAAATCCACCTATATATAATGTAGGAATTTCTTCGACAAACACATAATTGATAAAAAAGGAGACATACCCTGATTTTATTTAGGGTATGTCTTTATGCTTATAGTCCTCATAGGTAATGTATAAACCATTACGATGCAGTAACTATCTCAATGTACAAAAATACCAACTCTACTTTTTTCTCTTAAACTTATTCGACATAATAATAAAAAATCCTTCTAAATATAATAAATTTCTTTAATACAATAACTTTAATATCAAAAATCTAATTGTTGTCGACCTCCAGGTTTTTTTGCACTACTGTAGGTCGACGACAAAATTGCAAATCTTACTTTCATTAATATTATTCTAGATATATATTATAAAACCTTTTAAAATTATATTATTGAGTAATTATTCAATCCTTTGTTTATCGTATTCTTATAATTTATCCAATAAAAATAGAAAATCAGTAACTATTTCTAAACAATTTCTATATAACAAAAAGCAGCCTATTATTAGGCCGCTTTTAAATTATTATACATATTAATCCTCCACTACCATCGTTAACTATCCTTTGTAAAGTCTTCCTCATTTTTCTTCTTGCATCTTCAGGCATCATGTTTAATTTACCCTCTAATTGTTCTTGAACTAAATCGTTTAAAGATTTTCCAAACATATTTGATTGCCATATCTTAGTAGGATCACTTTCAAAATCTTCCAATAAATGCTTGACTAACTGCTC
Above is a genomic segment from Clostridiisalibacter paucivorans DSM 22131 containing:
- a CDS encoding ATP-binding protein — protein: MYKRKNLVSIIILVGLASSLYVNFSISNFRFSFAGVLFPVLIYVYRDINSIFLGIYSGVGLYFFRLLAFILSGGGVEEGLVLFFPEVSFYILYGIFFFVIKYFLGSISMNQMFFIFLANDFLCNSFEVFIRVGRNIFADNLNILKSLLIVAFIRSGLAILIIIGFKYYRMFLIKEEHEKRYKKLLWLTSRLKTEVYWMEKNMENIEKVMSNCYELFIKILNDEEKESWGNRSLEISKDVHEIKKEYGLVVRGIEEIIVNKSDDSGMYFHELLLILKESMEGEIRYRKKNIEMNFQFSGDFYTEKHYYLMSIFRNIIMNSIDAIEDKGNIVFTHEIDNNVHIFKIKDTGCGVSGDELSNIFSPGYSTKIDYSTGEVNRGLGLSLVKDIVEIHLSGNIYVTSTKGRGTIFKLSIPKSELEE